TCATGGTTTATCATATTTTAAACACTTTGTAGGACCTGTCTGGTGGCTTGCACCTCTCATGGTTCCAATCGAGGTTATAGGACATCTTGCAAGACCTGTTTCTCTCTCCATGAGGTTATTTGGAAACATGGAGGCAAAACATTTAATACTTATAGTTCTTGCTATAATTGCCCCTCTTATCGCACCTGTTGTTATTCTTGGACTCGGCGTCCTTGTAAGTATTGTGCAAGCATTTGTATTCGTATTGCTTACAATACTTTATCTATCTGGAGCGGTAGAAGAGGCAGAACATTAAACCGTGAGGTGTCGGTTATTAAAATTGTGAAAGGAGGAGTAGTGAATGAAGAAGGTTACAGTAATTCTCGTTTTATCTCTTATTCTGCTTGCAATATCAGTGCCTTTAGTCTTTGCGGCAGAAGAAGGGCAGCAAGCCACGAGTAAGCTTTACTACTATGCACTGGCAGCATTGGGATGTGCTATTGGAATCGGAGTAGCAGCCGTGGGATCTGGAATTGGACAGGGTATCGCTACAGGCAAAGCTGTTGAGGGAATTTCGAGAAATCCAGGGACATCAGGTAAGATAACCGTTACACTTATCATCGGTCTTGCGATGATGGAGTCACTGGTC
The sequence above is drawn from the Nitrospirota bacterium genome and encodes:
- the atpE gene encoding ATP synthase F0 subunit C, which gives rise to MPLVFAAEEGQQATSKLYYYALAALGCAIGIGVAAVGSGIGQGIATGKAVEGISRNPGTSGKITVTLIIGLAMMESLVIYALVVVLIILFVNPFKI